From the Syntrophales bacterium genome, the window GCGCCTTATGGACAGCGCCCGAAGGTGAAAAGGTTCGAACTATAATCGACATCGGTGGGCAGGATAGTAAAGTTATTGTTATTAGCGAAAAAGGGGAAGTAAAAAGTTTTGTTATGAATGATAAATGTGCTGCGGGCACGGGGCGTTTTTTGGAAGCTTTGGCCCGTGTTCTTGAACTTTCAGTTGTGGAAATCGGCCCCCTTTCGCTTAAGTCGAAGTCGCCGTGTCGGATTAACAGTACCTGTGTAGTATTTGCTGAATCCGAGGTCATATCTCTACTTGCTCGCGGAAAGAGGCCAATGGATATCATTGCCGGTGTTCACAGGTCGCTGGCAAAACGAATTTCCGAGATGGCAAGAAAGGCGGGATTGGAATCCGACATACTTCTGGCAGGCGGCGGCGGGCTGAATCCCGGTCTTATTTCTGCGTTTGAGGATGAACTGATGATGGATGTATATGTTGCCTACAATCCTCAACTCAATGGCGCCATTGGAGCCGCTCTGCTTGCCGGTAATTCTGATAAACCCTGGTCGGAAAAGTGCGCTTGAAAGCAGACTGACAGGAAAACCTTATAATTATGTATAAAAGGTGATTCGGATTATATGGTTACACAATTGACAATACCCTATACTACAGCCTTGCTTACAGGTGTCCTTTCCGGAATAAGTTACTGCACTGCAGGATGCAGTCCTTTTTTAAGCACTTATATAATGGGAACAACTGAAGGTATTTTAAATGGCGTTAAATCTTTTTTAGCCTTTACCGTTGGAAGGATTTTTATGTATGCTGCCCTGGGTTTTGCTTCGGGTTATATTGGCATAGAACTTGTCGAC encodes:
- a CDS encoding acyl-CoA dehydratase activase translates to MKWYAGIDAGSTYVKAVLIDSDKKIHGYKIAPTGVDVRSTAKILLNEICRDGGIYFEDINTIMSTGYSRRQIDVAHENITEIKAHAAGALWTAPEGEKVRTIIDIGGQDSKVIVISEKGEVKSFVMNDKCAAGTGRFLEALARVLELSVVEIGPLSLKSKSPCRINSTCVVFAESEVISLLARGKRPMDIIAGVHRSLAKRISEMARKAGLESDILLAGGGGLNPGLISAFEDELMMDVYVAYNPQLNGAIGAALLAGNSDKPWSEKCA